In Candidatus Manganitrophus morganii, the genomic window TCGTTTCTGGGGAGACTCCTTCGTTGTAGGGTCCGCCGGTTTCATTCATACCAATCCGGGCTTCATCCCGCCGGCATGAAATCCCGGATACAGAATAAGTATGCCACAGAAGTGGAAAGTAGGCCACACGGCCGCTGAGTATAAATTTCTACATACATCACAGCGGGGTCTCGAATGAAACGCGAGGGAGCGGGGCTGGAGGGGCCGCCGGCCGCGGCCGGCTTCGGAAAGAAAAAACCCGGATCATGAGCAGGAGAGAGGAGCGCGTGCGCCAGGGGAGGTTCGCGCGCTTTTATCCGTCTCATGGTCCGGGTCGTTTGATTAAAGTATCGGGGCGCGCTGTTCCGTTTACATCCACCAGACCTTGTCGGGGACTTGCGCCTGCAGATAGCCGTGGAGCAGGTCCCGGCGCGCCACCATGCCGACCAGCCGACCCTCCTCATCGACCACCGGCACCCGGATCAGATGCCTGTCCTCCAGAATCTTCAACACGTCGTCTGCCTTGCTCTCCGGCAGGACCGTGACCGGCGGCGTGGTCATGATCTCCGCCGCGCTGAGATCGTTGAGGGACTTTCCTTGTCGCACCGCCTTGAGCAGGTCGAACTCGCTGACAATCCCGACCGGTCGCCTCTCCTCGTTTACAATGGGGACACTCCCGAAATTACCGGTAGTGAGCGCCGCCGCAATCGATTGCGCCTTCACCGACGGCGAAAAATAGACCACATCCTGCTGCATAAACTGCTCGGCGATCAATGTGCTGAAATCTTTCTGTCCGACAAGGAAATCGACTCGTCTCATGATTCTCCTCCTATCATCTTTTAGAGACTGCGTTGTTTGCAGCGTTTATTCTTTTTTCAGGTATTAGGGCTGCGTCCTTATTCTATAAAGCCTGTTGGAGAGATGTGAGGAACCCTCATCGACTCTATTCCGATTCCGAATAAAAACGAACGCCAAAAGGGATTATGCCATAAATGTAATAAGAGGACTATTCCGCGGAGGAGCTAATACGAATGGGTTATTCTACGATGGGGAGCCCCGTTCATATCGAATTTTGCCTATTCTTCACGTCGATCACGGCTTACAGAACGGGATTGACAGAACCCCCTGCTTCATGGAAAAATCAACCGCCCCTGAGATTTGGGGCGGTATCCATCAGACCTCGGTCGGCCGCGGTCATAAAAGAGGAATGTTTGATCTATGCTTTTGATTTTACACCCCCATATCGACGAGAACAGCGCCGCTTTCCAACAGACCTGGGCCTACCTGGCCACCCTTCCGAACATTCGCGTCCAGAAACATATCGTTCAAGGAAAGGCGCAGCGGCTCACGGAGATCTATCTGATCGGAGACACCGCCAAAGTCGACCGGGAGCTGATCGAAGCCCTCCCGGCGGTGGAGCGGGTTGTCCGGATCTCGGAGGAGTACCGCATCCTGGGAAGGCATAAAGACGAACGCCGCGCCATCGGGTTCGAATACAACGGCATCCAGTTCGACCAGGACAATCTCCATGTCTTCGCCGGGCTTTGCGCCGTCGACACGAAGGAGAACGTCGAGGCGATGTTGAAGGCGCTTTCCGCGCAGGGCCAGCGCTGCACGCGGATGGGGGCCTACAAGCCGCGGACCAATCCCTACTCCTTCCAGGGACATGGCAAGGGGTGTCTGCCGTATACCTTCGAGCTGGCGGGGAAATACGGGATCAAGGTGATTGCGATGGAGGTGACGCATGAGGACCATGTCGAGCAGATCGACACCTGTCTGGAGCAGACCGGCCGGCCGACGGGGGTGATGCTGCAGATCGGCACCCGCAACACGCAGAACTTCGAGCTTCTGAAATCGATCGGCCGGCAGGCGAAATACCCGGTGCTGATCAAGCGGGGCTACGGCATCCCGCTCACCGAGTCGCTGAACGCCGCCGAGTATCTGGCGAGCGAAGGGAACGCGAATGTGATCTTCTGCCTGCGCGGAATGCACAGCTCGTTCGCCGCGCCGCATCGAAACCTGGTCGACTTCGCTCAGATCCCGGTGGTGAAGCGCCTCACCCGGATGCCGGTCGGAATCGACCCCTCCCACTCGATCGGCAGCCGCGACCGCTCGCCCGACGGACTGCTCGATCTCTTCCACGCAACGGCGCAAGGGGTGATCGCGGGAGCCAACCTGATTCTGGTCGATTTCCATCCGGAGCCGCTCAAGGCGCTGGTCGACGGCCCGCAGGCGCTCCGTTTGGAGGAGCTGCCGCATTTCCTGGAAGATGTGCGGATCGCGCGCGAGGCGTACGAGAAGCGCCGCCGCCTTGCAAAAACCGCAATGACAATTTAGCGAGTCGTTTTCATTCCAGCCGCGCCGCATTCCCCTTTTAAAATCTCTCCCGGTCTCTTGATCGGCGGAAAGTCACCCCTCCAGCAAAAACGTCACCGGCCCGTCATTATGAAGCGAGACGACCATGTGTGCGCCGAACCGGCCGGTCTCTACGGTGAGGCCGGAGGCGGCGAGGCGGTCGACAAAGGTGCGGTAGAGCGCCTCGGCGAGATCGGGGGGCGCGGCGGTGGAGAAGCCGGGGCGGGTTCCTTTGGCGACGTCGGCGACCAGGGTGAATTGCGAGACGACGAGAAAAGCGCCTTTGATCTCTTGGATGGAACGGTTCATCCGGCCTTCCTCATCCTCAAAGATCCGGTAGGCGAGCAGCCGCTCCGCGAGACGAACGGCTTGCGCGGCGGTGTCTCCCTTCGCTACGCCGAGGAGGACGACCAGGCCGGGACCGATCCGGCCGATCACCTCTTGATCGACAGCGACCTGGGCTTCGATGACCCGTTGGATGAGAATTCGCATCGATGAAGTCGATTCGGGTGAACTTCAGAGAAGAGATCGAAAAGGCTTCCCTTTAGTCCCTCATTTTCGAGACGCTTCCGGCGTCGTCGGAAGAGGGCTGAAACTGATTCTCCATCGCCCCCTCGTCGAGGGTCAGGAGGAACTCGGCCAGGTTTTCCGCCGCTCCGAAGGTCAACCGCTCTTTAAAGTTCTTCGGCATGGCGTCGTCGAAGCCGGGAACGATGAACCCGCTCGGGTTCAGGATCGACTCGATCACATATTGCTTCGGCGTCGTCGCCCGGACCTTCCCCTCGCTTAAGGCGCGTTGATATTCCGGAGATTGAATCCGCTTCTCGGCGATCGTCTTGAGGGTCAACACGGGACCGATCGTTCCGACCTGCGCGATCCGGACCGTCGGGATTTTGTGACAGACATAACACGCCAGCTTCTCGATGATCACATCGGGCGGCTCTTTGGAGAGACCGACCTTCGAAAGGTCCTGCGGCACGGCGACCGACAGCGGCTTTTTGTCCGCTCCTTCGGGGAGGGTTAATTGCCTTCCGAAATAGTTCTCCCAGTCCTCTTTGGCCGTCACCTTCGAAAGATCCCCCTGCGCCTCGACCGCCTGCAGATAGGCGACGACCGCCGCCATCTCATAGTCGCTCAGCCCGAGATCCGGGCGTGGAATGAGCGGCATCATGCTGACGGTGTCGTTCGAGTCCTGAATGCCGAGTCCCTCCACCACATAACAGCTGGGGCAATAAATCGACTCGATG contains:
- the dtd gene encoding D-aminoacyl-tRNA deacylase; translated protein: MRILIQRVIEAQVAVDQEVIGRIGPGLVVLLGVAKGDTAAQAVRLAERLLAYRIFEDEEGRMNRSIQEIKGAFLVVSQFTLVADVAKGTRPGFSTAAPPDLAEALYRTFVDRLAASGLTVETGRFGAHMVVSLHNDGPVTFLLEG
- a CDS encoding CBS domain-containing protein, whose protein sequence is MRRVDFLVGQKDFSTLIAEQFMQQDVVYFSPSVKAQSIAAALTTGNFGSVPIVNEERRPVGIVSEFDLLKAVRQGKSLNDLSAAEIMTTPPVTVLPESKADDVLKILEDRHLIRVPVVDEEGRLVGMVARRDLLHGYLQAQVPDKVWWM